CAAGTCAGCACTCTTAGCAACCATCCCCTTCTTGCGAGCTTGCTCAAGTTTATATGGGGTTGCCGTCTCGTTGCGATCAAGTTCTTGCTCCGCCATTCTTTATACCAGTAAATCTTCCCAATAGTTAAAAATATCATTAAATATTACAAATGCAGCCGGCCCAAAATAATGAACGGCCAATGACAACATAAATAAGCCCCCAATTATTTTAATTGGCATACTAATTATAAAGATATTGAGTTGTGGAATATTACGAGATAAAACAGCCATTCCAAATTCTATAAACAACAAGAAAAAAGCAACAGGTGCTGCAAGTGCGAATCCCTGACTAAACATAATTCCAATTCGCTTGCCAAGTAAAACAGGATTGAAATTCAACAGCACCTGACCCAATGGAACATAATTCAATGATGCGGAGAAGCCTCTAATCAAAGCGTGATGAAAATTACCAACAAAGAAAATCAAGATGGCAAGTAAATCAAGCATGGAAGCAAGCACCGGTGATTGCTGCTTAGTAACGGGATCAATCAGGCTTGCAACGGAAAAACCGATCTGAAGATCCAATAAGCGCCCCGCCATGGAGAAGACTGCAAATGCAGAAAAAATACCAAATGCCATTAACACTCCTAATAAAAACTCTGTTACACAGAGCACAATTAAAGGAAGTGTGCCATCTAACAATATCTGACCTTCGCCGCTATGAATATGCGCCAAACAAATAGACAAACCAATAACAATGAGGAGTCGAACCCTAGATGGAATCGAAAATCCACTTATTATCGGAGTTAACAATAAGAGCCCAGTCAGCCTAGCCATGCAAAGCATGGTCCCTATCCCACCAAAAAAATGGACTGAATCGTTCATACTTAGGAAAATGAGCTTCTATAAATACCGAGGGATACTAACGATTAACTGAGTTGCAAATGTTAGTAGTACTTGAAGCATCCACGGTCCAAATATGGACAATGCAATAGCGGCAGCAAAGAGCTTAGGCACAAAACTGATGGACATGTCTTGAATTTGAGTAATAACTTGAACAATGCTAATTACAAGCCCTGCCGCCACCGCAATAAGCAATACAGGCGCTGTTAAGGCCAGGCAAGTCCAAATCATACTGGACATTATTTGCTGAACTTGATCAACTTGCATCAATTTAATGT
The sequence above is a segment of the Chitinivorax tropicus genome. Coding sequences within it:
- a CDS encoding flagellar biosynthetic protein FliR; this encodes MNDSVHFFGGIGTMLCMARLTGLLLLTPIISGFSIPSRVRLLIVIGLSICLAHIHSGEGQILLDGTLPLIVLCVTEFLLGVLMAFGIFSAFAVFSMAGRLLDLQIGFSVASLIDPVTKQQSPVLASMLDLLAILIFFVGNFHHALIRGFSASLNYVPLGQVLLNFNPVLLGKRIGIMFSQGFALAAPVAFFLLFIEFGMAVLSRNIPQLNIFIISMPIKIIGGLFMLSLAVHYFGPAAFVIFNDIFNYWEDLLV
- a CDS encoding flagellar biosynthetic protein FliQ, which gives rise to MQVDQVQQIMSSMIWTCLALTAPVLLIAVAAGLVISIVQVITQIQDMSISFVPKLFAAAIALSIFGPWMLQVLLTFATQLIVSIPRYL